The genome window attaccttattttattctcattaaaaTGCTATATTAGAGGTCTTATTactgtcttgttttatttatttatttatttattatttctgatggAAATAGGAGGTTCAGATAGGTTAAGATTGATGGATCCTTGTTATTAAATGATAGTAGGGCTGCTGTGCACCTCAACCTGGAACATAAGCTCTACATCCGATTTTGTTTCTTCCCCTTATATAGCCTCTGCTGGCTGTCATGCCCCTACTGCTCCACTATCTCACCACATCTACTATGCATATATCTCTTGGATACTTCACTGGGAAAACTCAATGAATTTGTATCAATGGAGACAATGAACAATTGCACTGAGTTAAATTCAATTTGATTCAAATACAGTTTAGACTATCACCACTCAGTGTGAGCTCAAAGGTTGGCTTGGCCCCGAGCATGGCTTGTCAATTAATACTCATTTGAAATATAAACTTCTGGGCATCATAATTTGTTTTCCTCCCAGCTTTTTTTGTTaaagttttaagtaatctctatacccagcatggggctatAACTCACAATCCCAGGAACAAGGGTTGtgggctctactgactgagccagccaggcacccctctgtgcatcataatttaaatgaacataataaaaaatcaaattcataatATTCTTGAGAGGATGTGATGAATATACAGATCTTCTTGTACTTAAAATGGGGTTGTGTCCCTAGAAACCGTTGTACATTGAAAATATCATAAGATGAAAATTCATTTACTACATCTGACCTACTGAACAACATAGTTTAGCCTCTCCTACCATAACCATGTTTCCAGCTCTTAACATTAATGTaaagttgggaaaaaaatcatctcacACATAGCCTACTTGATAATGACGCATTGAATATCTGGAATTTGTTGAATACAGTACTGAAAGTGAAACACAGAATGGCTGAGCTGGTACAGGATGGCTGTAAAGGTATCAATTGTTGGACCTCATGATCATCTGGCTGACTTGGAGCTGTGGTTTACTGTCCTTGCTCAGCACCAGAAGAGAGGATCATATTGGCTATCACTAGCCCAGAAAAATATCCAAATTCAAAATCTGAGGTATGGTTTCTACTGCATGTGTGTCACTTTTGCACCATTGTCAAGTTGAAAAATCATTAAGTCAAAGCATCGTAAGTTGGGGACTATCTGTACACCTTCTGTGTCTACGGCAGTTCCTGGCAAGTCAGCAGCATGCAAGTATCTGCTCTACCAGGCTTGGAAAAAGGGAACTGTATTCATTCTGGACAAGTCATCTTGATCAAGTTAGTCAATTTTCTACACCTCATTTCACAattctataaaattttagaattgagGAGAAGCTCCCTACTTCAGAGTCAGCAGTTTGTAAATCTACATGTAATTAGTGCATTGAATTTGTTGTCAAGCTAATGTTTTATCTGGAGAATCTTGAAATACAAGTTATTGCTCTAATGAAATAACACACACTATATGTACACTGGCATTGTACGTTTTTTTTGTTTATCacccatttatttcttcttgtagtCACAGAGCATTGGTGGTTCTCAACATTGATGGAGAACAGGACAGAAGTGACACAGTTCATTCTGCTGGGACTAACCAATGACCCAAAACTGCAGCTTCCCCTCTTCATAATGTTCACCTTCATCTACCTCATCACTCTGGTTGGGAATTTGGGGATCACCATGTTGGTTCTGTTGGACTCCCATCTCCACActcccatgtactttttcctcagTAATCTGTCTCTGATGGACTTTGGTTACTCTTCAACTGTCACTCCCAAGGTCATGGCTGGATTACTTATAGAAGATAAGGTCATCTCCTACAATGCATGTGCTGCTCAGATGTTCTTTTTTGCAGCTTTTGCCACTGTGGAAAATTATCTCTTAGCCTCAATGGCTTATGACCGTTATGCAGCAGTGTGCAAACCCCTCCATTACACCACCACCATGACAACAGGTGTGTGTGCTCGTTTGGTCATAGGCTGCTATGTCTGTGGTTTCCTGAATGCCTCTATCCACATTAGAGACACATTTAGTCTCTCTTTCTGTATGAACAATGTAATCCATCACTTTTTCTGTGATGTTCCAGCAGTCATGGTTCTTTCTTGTTCTGATAGCTATGTCAGTGAGCTGGTTCTTGTTTATGTTGTGAGTTTCAACATCTTTTTTGCTCTCCTGGTTATCTTGATTTCCTACATATTCATATTTATCACCATCCTGAAGATGCACTCATCTACAAGATATCAGAAGGCTATATCTACCTGTGCCTCCCACCTCACTGCTGTGTTCATCTTCTATGGGACAGTCATCTTCATGTACTTACAGCCCAGCTCCAACCATTCCATGGACACAGACAAAATGGCATCTGTGTTCTACACGATGGTCATCCCCATGCTAAACCCTGTGGTCTACAGCATGAGGAACAAGGAAGTCAAGAATGCATTCATTAAGACCATTTTAGAGTCAAAATTATCTCTAGGATTGTGATTTTAACATTGTACAATGTACACTAACTAGTTACAATAAGGCCATAGTGAAATTAAGCTCCTGATGTGGTAGCCTAACTTCTTCAAAACTCTTTtgtactgaaaaaagaaaaaagcaaacgtTATGTATACAAATAAAAGCCTCAACAAGAATGATCAAGATGTCTTAGggcttaattttcaaaattttatttaggaTATGGATTTAGTCACTTATTCTACATGCATTTTTCTACTGCATCAATGCAGAGACCCATAAAATAAGTACACAGATGAGATCATGAACAGAAGTGCATGCATGTGCCCATGATGATACATACACACTGGAGTAGGAAATTTCCCAAAATTAAATGGAATGTTGCTagtgttttataataataatttgaatgtTTATTTCATGTATTAGAGTAGAAATTTATCTCCTGTATTTTTCACCtctttatttgaattcttttctaAGAGTCCTAACttcagaatgaaaataatataatactcaATGAAAGGTTCTGATTTTGGAGAGCTCATTTTACTGGGAGATGCTTACATATAGCATCTTAAGTGAATTAATATTTCCGCTTTAACTGAGTCATTACAGAACTAACATGCTCATATTACACTTTTCAAAAAGGTAAAACGCAGCCAGAGTATGAGAAGATGGAAGAAGActagatgtattttttaatttcttcagataTTATTACCAATTCACACAGTACTTAAAAACTCACTGAAAACTAGTAATGTACATTTTGCTTCTGGAAATGCTTTGGAATGATTAATGCTcatatttcatgtttcttttgttgatctaaattatttttgttgcctCTTTATTCTTC of Mustela nigripes isolate SB6536 chromosome 1, MUSNIG.SB6536, whole genome shotgun sequence contains these proteins:
- the LOC132009617 gene encoding olfactory receptor 5B3-like gives rise to the protein MENRTEVTQFILLGLTNDPKLQLPLFIMFTFIYLITLVGNLGITMLVLLDSHLHTPMYFFLSNLSLMDFGYSSTVTPKVMAGLLIEDKVISYNACAAQMFFFAAFATVENYLLASMAYDRYAAVCKPLHYTTTMTTGVCARLVIGCYVCGFLNASIHIRDTFSLSFCMNNVIHHFFCDVPAVMVLSCSDSYVSELVLVYVVSFNIFFALLVILISYIFIFITILKMHSSTRYQKAISTCASHLTAVFIFYGTVIFMYLQPSSNHSMDTDKMASVFYTMVIPMLNPVVYSMRNKEVKNAFIKTILESKLSLGL